The Natrinema salifodinae genome includes a window with the following:
- a CDS encoding zinc metalloprotease: MKRRAFLGAVGSTVSFTTLAYATGDSGETLAVQVRLSERAATYDGVGDRIREYLGRMLAFGRWTLDLSIGDTVSVSTEDAARVTRRGEWPMTVARETLGDRERESAADVNLLVTDGGMDEAPTGYGFPHVASVGGARHIAALEPFDELVVDDARRIVPHTTRTRTIQVLAHEVGHALGLRHDHGVAFLSGDAVVATPMLSAYAWDSDYTADASRCGTTIPATDGREQKLSLAFSACARRALADDDDVPP, translated from the coding sequence GTGAAGCGCCGCGCGTTTCTCGGAGCGGTTGGGTCGACGGTCTCGTTCACCACGTTGGCGTACGCGACGGGCGATTCGGGCGAGACGCTCGCTGTTCAGGTCCGGCTCTCGGAGCGGGCCGCGACCTACGACGGGGTCGGCGACCGTATCCGCGAGTATCTCGGACGCATGCTCGCGTTCGGCCGCTGGACGCTCGACCTCTCGATCGGCGACACCGTCTCGGTCTCGACCGAAGACGCCGCGCGGGTCACCAGGCGCGGCGAGTGGCCGATGACCGTCGCGCGGGAGACGCTGGGCGATCGCGAGCGCGAGTCGGCCGCGGACGTCAACCTGCTGGTGACCGACGGGGGAATGGACGAAGCGCCCACCGGGTACGGGTTCCCCCACGTCGCGTCGGTCGGCGGCGCCCGCCACATCGCCGCGCTCGAACCGTTCGACGAACTGGTCGTCGACGACGCGCGGCGGATCGTCCCGCACACGACGCGGACGCGAACGATCCAGGTGCTCGCCCACGAGGTCGGCCACGCGCTCGGGCTGCGCCACGATCACGGGGTCGCGTTCCTGTCGGGCGATGCCGTCGTCGCAACGCCGATGCTCAGCGCGTACGCCTGGGATTCCGACTACACCGCCGACGCGTCCCGTTGCGGGACGACGATTCCGGCGACCGACGGGCGGGAGCAAAAACTGAGCCTGGCGTTCTCCGCGTGTGCTCGTCGCGCACTCGCGGACGATGACGACGTCCCGCCATAA
- a CDS encoding winged helix-turn-helix domain-containing protein: protein MKLRQPTDFLILEALEDKGRNVATNLSAHTGKSRKNINTRLPVLEDYGLVRKIGPAERSGLYEISSKGKAALVYRDQYDEVDDFESLIEGPNAGAEQDGEAQASFARGEDEGDEDE from the coding sequence GTGAAACTCCGTCAACCAACTGACTTCCTGATCCTCGAAGCGCTCGAGGACAAGGGGCGAAACGTCGCGACGAATCTGTCCGCGCACACGGGGAAGAGCCGGAAGAACATCAACACCAGGCTACCGGTCCTCGAGGACTACGGCCTGGTCCGCAAGATCGGTCCCGCCGAACGGTCCGGTCTCTACGAGATCTCCTCGAAGGGGAAAGCGGCGCTGGTGTACCGCGACCAGTACGACGAAGTCGACGATTTCGAGTCGCTCATCGAAGGGCCAAACGCCGGCGCCGAACAGGATGGAGAGGCGCAGGCGAGCTTCGCCCGCGGTGAGGATGAGGGCGACGAAGACGAATAA
- the otsB gene encoding trehalose-phosphatase, protein MSRTESPPRPLDERLPTLRGRLDGAAELLVCLDFDGTLAPIVEDPDAAAPTERNREALAALAATPAVTTAVVSGRALRDVRARVDGPSIYAGNHGLELAREGSIAVHPVARKRAIRIERICSILETALASVPNCRVENKRLTGTVHYRSVPDAAEPIVRRITNTVVERFGGDDLELSPGKRILEIGPDIPWGKGNAVELIAADEPSETVPVYIGDDVTDESAFRAVEPDGIGIRVGDDDEPSSASCRVDSPTEVADFLAWLGSTGADLVDRTGSPAAPPVEAQ, encoded by the coding sequence GTGTCGCGAACCGAGTCACCTCCGCGACCGCTCGACGAGCGGCTGCCGACGCTCCGCGGGCGACTCGACGGGGCCGCCGAGTTACTCGTCTGTCTCGATTTCGACGGCACGCTGGCGCCGATCGTCGAGGATCCCGACGCTGCGGCCCCAACGGAGCGAAACCGGGAGGCCCTGGCCGCGCTCGCCGCGACGCCGGCGGTGACGACAGCGGTCGTCAGCGGACGCGCTTTGCGAGACGTCCGCGCGCGCGTCGACGGCCCGTCGATCTACGCCGGCAACCACGGACTCGAACTCGCCCGCGAGGGATCGATCGCCGTCCACCCGGTGGCGCGCAAGCGCGCGATCCGGATCGAGCGGATCTGTTCGATCCTCGAGACCGCGCTCGCGTCCGTTCCGAACTGTCGGGTCGAGAACAAGCGCCTGACCGGAACGGTTCACTACAGATCCGTCCCGGACGCCGCCGAGCCGATCGTCCGCCGCATCACGAACACCGTCGTCGAGCGGTTCGGCGGCGACGACCTCGAACTCTCGCCCGGCAAACGGATCCTCGAAATCGGGCCGGACATCCCGTGGGGCAAGGGCAACGCCGTCGAGTTGATCGCAGCCGACGAGCCTTCCGAGACGGTCCCGGTCTACATCGGCGACGACGTCACCGACGAATCGGCGTTCCGAGCCGTCGAACCCGACGGAATCGGGATCCGCGTCGGGGACGACGACGAGCCGTCGAGCGCTTCCTGTCGCGTCGACTCGCCGACCGAGGTCGCCGACTTCCTCGCCTGGCTTGGCTCGACCGGCGCCGATCTGGTCGATCGAACCGGATCGCCTGCCGCACCGCCCGTCGAAGCGCAGTAG
- a CDS encoding alpha,alpha-trehalose-phosphate synthase (UDP-forming) produces MRDTERLSSTTVRNRQQRGDGRGRTDEAAASDGPDCPGSLIVVSNREPYRHAYEDEPPTDADAETASDTSISVDEPTGGLTAGLDPVMQETSGTWIAWGDGDADFDVTDERNCVAVPPEDEEYTLRRLELSEEAVDSYYYGFSNRVLWPLCHDFPDLIEDRSNDFEWYRTVNEQFTDAVADHATDDSVIWLQDYHLALAPRMIRESVPPGATIAHFWHIPWPSPTTYQHCPAGGHLLEGLLGNDLLSFHVERYADRFLDCVDRFLPGATVDRAQRTVSYDGGTTRVVATSMGVDADSYDRVARSADFEQVSSLFEEYDIPQDTAIGLGLDRLDYTKGIPERLAAIERFFEWNPDWRGEFTFVQKATPSRTNIETYERHGELVRSEVQRINRRFETDAWQPIVYTEDVLPNEALCALYRRADVMVVSPLVDGMNLVAQEYVAASVDGDGTLVLSDRTGAHERLGSHALTIDPTDTDGFAVQLEHALSMPPHERRRRMNTLRQRVFNGDIESWMSTQFDWIRRVHGDPGRKRRRTDSDSTEPTPSV; encoded by the coding sequence ATGCGAGACACCGAGCGGTTGTCGTCGACGACTGTACGTAACCGACAGCAACGAGGCGACGGGCGCGGCCGAACGGACGAGGCGGCCGCGTCCGACGGCCCCGACTGCCCCGGTTCGCTGATCGTCGTCTCGAACCGGGAACCGTATCGTCATGCGTACGAAGACGAGCCACCGACGGACGCAGACGCGGAGACGGCTTCCGACACGTCGATTTCCGTCGACGAACCGACCGGCGGCCTGACCGCCGGTCTCGATCCCGTGATGCAGGAAACCAGCGGCACCTGGATCGCCTGGGGCGACGGTGACGCGGACTTCGACGTCACGGACGAGCGCAATTGCGTCGCCGTCCCGCCCGAGGACGAGGAGTACACGCTCCGTCGGCTCGAACTCTCCGAAGAGGCGGTCGATTCCTACTACTACGGCTTCAGCAACCGCGTGCTCTGGCCGCTCTGTCACGACTTCCCGGACCTGATCGAGGACCGTTCGAACGACTTCGAGTGGTATCGGACGGTCAACGAGCAGTTCACCGACGCGGTCGCCGACCACGCCACCGACGACTCCGTGATCTGGCTGCAGGACTACCACCTTGCGCTCGCGCCGCGAATGATCCGTGAGTCGGTGCCGCCTGGCGCGACGATCGCCCACTTCTGGCACATTCCGTGGCCGTCGCCGACGACCTACCAGCACTGTCCCGCGGGCGGCCATCTCCTCGAAGGCCTGCTCGGCAACGACCTGCTCAGCTTCCACGTCGAGCGGTACGCCGATCGGTTCCTCGACTGCGTCGACCGGTTCCTCCCCGGTGCCACCGTCGACCGGGCACAACGAACCGTCAGCTACGACGGGGGGACGACCCGCGTCGTCGCGACATCGATGGGCGTCGACGCCGATTCGTACGACCGGGTCGCCCGGTCGGCCGACTTCGAGCAGGTCTCGTCGCTGTTCGAGGAGTACGACATTCCGCAGGACACCGCGATCGGGCTTGGTCTCGATCGGCTCGACTACACGAAAGGGATTCCGGAGCGCCTGGCGGCGATCGAACGATTCTTCGAGTGGAACCCGGACTGGCGCGGCGAGTTTACCTTCGTCCAGAAGGCGACGCCCTCCAGGACGAACATCGAGACCTACGAGCGACACGGCGAACTCGTCCGCAGCGAGGTCCAGCGGATCAACCGCCGCTTCGAGACCGACGCCTGGCAGCCGATCGTTTACACCGAAGACGTGTTGCCCAACGAGGCTCTCTGTGCGCTCTACCGCCGCGCGGACGTGATGGTCGTGAGTCCGCTGGTCGACGGGATGAACCTGGTCGCCCAGGAGTACGTCGCCGCGAGCGTCGACGGCGACGGAACGTTGGTGCTGAGCGACCGGACCGGCGCCCACGAACGACTCGGGTCGCACGCGCTGACGATCGACCCGACGGACACCGACGGGTTCGCGGTCCAGCTCGAGCACGCGCTCTCGATGCCGCCCCACGAGCGCCGCCGCCGGATGAACACGCTCCGCCAGCGCGTCTTCAACGGGGACATCGAGTCGTGGATGTCCACGCAGTTCGACTGGATCCGCCGCGTGCACGGCGATCCCGGCCGGAAGCGCCGACGGACCGATTCCGACTCGACGGAACCGACCCCGTCGGTGTAG
- a CDS encoding M24 family metallopeptidase — protein MDSPFEQRIAACRRRLAATGADLVVCFPSPNLTYLTGFEESPSERHLLLFVPETGEPALVAPAMYEAQLSELPITGLRRRYWTDAEDPLALVAEVIDDYPLGTDADADGDGSATVLVDDRMWATFTHDLREVLSAAVDVDLEFGLASAVLEPLRIRKDEVELETLRRAADVADRVALEIRERGDDLIGTTEAELASEIDRLLAAAGGEEPAFETIVAAGPNGARPHHHSGSREIRAGDPIVLDFGAFVSADVGAAAGTARYPGDQTRTIVVGEPPAGYERVHEIVREAQQAAVDAVEPGATAGEIDRAARSVIEDAGYGDAFVHRTGHGVGLEVHEPPYIADGNDRKLEPGMVFSVEPGMYLEGEFGVRIEDLVVVTEDEAERLNDTPRGWETGG, from the coding sequence ATGGACTCCCCGTTCGAGCAGCGGATCGCAGCCTGTCGGCGACGGCTCGCGGCGACCGGGGCCGACCTGGTCGTCTGTTTCCCGAGCCCGAACCTCACCTATCTGACCGGGTTCGAGGAGTCGCCGTCGGAACGGCACCTGTTGCTGTTCGTTCCCGAAACCGGCGAGCCGGCCCTCGTCGCGCCGGCGATGTACGAGGCACAGCTGTCCGAACTGCCGATCACGGGCCTGCGACGACGCTACTGGACCGACGCGGAGGACCCGCTCGCCCTCGTCGCCGAGGTAATAGACGACTATCCGCTCGGAACGGATGCGGACGCGGACGGAGACGGGTCGGCGACCGTCCTCGTCGACGACCGCATGTGGGCGACGTTCACCCACGACCTCCGTGAGGTGCTGTCGGCCGCCGTCGACGTCGACCTCGAGTTCGGCCTGGCGAGCGCCGTCCTCGAGCCGCTGCGGATCCGCAAGGACGAGGTTGAACTCGAGACGCTCCGGCGGGCCGCTGACGTCGCCGACCGAGTGGCGCTCGAAATCCGCGAGCGCGGCGACGACCTGATCGGCACGACCGAAGCCGAACTCGCGAGCGAGATCGATCGGCTGCTCGCCGCGGCGGGCGGCGAGGAACCGGCCTTCGAGACGATCGTCGCCGCCGGGCCCAACGGCGCCAGGCCCCACCACCACAGTGGGTCGCGAGAGATTCGGGCCGGCGACCCGATCGTCCTCGACTTCGGTGCCTTCGTTTCGGCCGATGTGGGGGCCGCGGCCGGAACCGCCAGGTACCCGGGCGATCAGACCCGGACGATCGTCGTCGGCGAACCGCCGGCCGGGTACGAGCGCGTTCACGAAATCGTACGAGAGGCCCAGCAGGCCGCGGTCGACGCCGTCGAGCCTGGCGCGACGGCCGGCGAAATCGATCGCGCCGCCAGGTCGGTCATCGAGGACGCCGGCTACGGCGACGCCTTCGTCCACCGGACCGGCCACGGCGTCGGCCTCGAGGTCCACGAGCCGCCGTACATCGCGGACGGCAACGACCGCAAGCTCGAGCCAGGCATGGTCTTCAGCGTCGAGCCGGGAATGTATCTGGAGGGCGAGTTCGGCGTCCGGATCGAGGACCTGGTCGTTGTAACTGAAGACGAGGCCGAACGGCTGAACGACACGCCACGGGGCTGGGAGACCGGCGGCTGA
- a CDS encoding orc1/cdc6 family replication initiation protein, producing MSSSGDDLFTRDDPIFENKELLEINHLPEEGRIVGRDDEISELANAVNPAIFGQSPSNLLIYGKTGTGKSLCAKYISERLVRVAEDEGITSAFAYVDCAQDNTETQAVQTIAHTLNEPAMTDVKIPDKGLSTSTYYKRLWTVLDSQYDVVLVILDEVDKLDDDDILMQLSRAGEAGKLESCKIGVIGISNKIKYKDRLDERVKSSLCEREFVFPPYNATQLRDIMEARSDAFKDGVLEPSVIPRAAALAAREHGDARKAIDILRYAGEIAQSKGSETVREEFVVQARERAETDRFRELIRGSTPHSRYVLQALAVLSLNTPDEDGFRTTRIYDVYEEICRQESSDPLSLRRVRDLLKEHAFLDILEQTRRSGGSAEGSYTEHQLLEDPEVVRKVLVETGEP from the coding sequence ATGTCGAGTTCCGGCGACGACCTGTTCACTCGCGACGATCCGATCTTCGAGAACAAGGAGCTACTCGAGATCAATCACCTCCCCGAGGAGGGTCGGATCGTCGGCCGGGACGACGAAATCTCCGAACTCGCGAACGCGGTCAACCCCGCAATCTTCGGACAGAGTCCGAGCAATCTCCTCATCTACGGCAAGACGGGGACGGGCAAGTCCCTCTGTGCGAAGTACATCTCCGAGCGGCTCGTTCGCGTCGCGGAAGACGAGGGCATCACCTCGGCCTTTGCCTACGTCGACTGCGCGCAGGACAACACGGAGACCCAGGCCGTCCAGACGATCGCCCACACGTTAAACGAGCCGGCGATGACCGACGTGAAGATTCCCGACAAGGGGCTCAGCACCTCGACGTACTACAAGCGCCTCTGGACGGTGCTCGACTCCCAGTACGACGTCGTGCTCGTCATCTTAGACGAGGTCGACAAGCTCGACGACGACGACATCCTCATGCAACTCTCGCGCGCGGGCGAGGCTGGCAAGCTCGAATCGTGTAAAATCGGTGTCATCGGAATCAGTAACAAGATCAAGTACAAGGACCGACTGGACGAGCGCGTCAAGTCCAGCCTCTGCGAGCGCGAGTTCGTCTTCCCGCCATACAACGCGACCCAACTGCGGGACATCATGGAGGCCCGCAGCGACGCGTTCAAGGACGGCGTTCTCGAGCCGTCGGTGATCCCCCGCGCCGCCGCCCTGGCCGCACGCGAACACGGCGACGCGCGGAAGGCGATCGACATCCTCCGGTACGCCGGCGAGATCGCCCAGTCGAAGGGCAGCGAGACCGTCCGCGAGGAGTTCGTCGTCCAGGCCCGCGAGCGGGCCGAGACTGATCGCTTCCGGGAGCTCATCCGCGGTTCGACGCCCCACTCACGGTACGTCCTTCAGGCGCTTGCGGTGCTCTCGCTCAACACGCCCGACGAGGACGGGTTCCGGACGACCAGAATCTACGATGTCTACGAGGAGATCTGTCGCCAGGAGAGTTCCGACCCGCTCTCGCTGCGACGGGTTCGCGATCTCCTGAAGGAACACGCCTTCCTCGACATCTTAGAGCAGACCCGCCGGAGCGGCGGCAGCGCGGAGGGCAGCTACACCGAACACCAGTTACTGGAGGACCCTGAAGTAGTGCGGAAGGTCCTGGTCGAAACCGGTGAGCCGTGA